The Roseibium sp. Sym1 nucleotide sequence GACGCCAGCTCGGCCGATGAGGCAAAATCCATTCTCGACCGCTGGAAGATCAGCGTGCCGGCGTCGGTGGAGGCCGTGCTTGCCGGACCGAGCGGCGTGCTGGCGCCGGCGGACGAAAGACTCTCCCATGTGACCAACACGATCTTTGCAGCCCCGTCGCAGTCCCTGGAGGCGGCCAAGGTCCTGGCAGAGGAAAACGGCTGCGAAGTCGAGATCCTGGGGGATGCCCTGGAAGGAGAAGCCCGCGAGGTTGCCGCCGAACACGCCAGGCTGGCGTTGTCCCGGCAGCGGGAACGGCAGGCGGGCAGCCCGCCGCTGCTGCTCCTGTCCGGCGGCGAGCTGACGGTGACCCGGCGAGGCGACGGGGTCGGTGGCCCCAATGCCGAATATGCGCTTGCACTTGCCGCCGCGCTCGACGGGGCCGACGGCATTCATGCCATCGCCTGCGATACGGACGGTGTCGACGGTGCCGCCGAGGTGGCGGGTGCGGTGATCGGACCGCAGACCCCGGCCAGGGCCGCGGCTGCCGGCGCGGACATCCAGGAAGCCCTGCGCCACAACGATGCGCACACGTTTTTCGCCTCGATCGGGGACCAGGTGGTCACAGGACCGACACTAACGAATGTCAATGACTTCCGTGCCATCCGGATCGGTTAGGCTATGGTTTCGCAGGATCGTGCACCCAGACGTCAATGAAATGAAACCGCCTCCGGGGACCAGGCTGTGGAAGACCAAGGACGAAACAGGACCTTGATGTGACCGAACTCACCATCACCCGCGCCGTGCGCATGCCGGATCCTTTCCGGATCGAACGTTTTCTGTCCAATCCGAAACTCGGTCCACGCCTGTTGTTCTTCAGCGGTGGCTCCGCGCTCAATGGTGTCGCGCAGCACCTGAAACGCTACACACACAACTCCATTCATCTCGTCACCCCATTTGACAGCGGCGGCAGTTCGCAGGGCCTGCGGCTGGCCTTCAACATGCCTGCGATCGGCGATCTCAGAAGCCGCCTGATGGCGCTCGCCGACGAGACGGTTCTTGGGCATCCGGACGTGTTTCGCCTGTTCACCCACCGTTTTTCCAGGACCGCGGCGCCGGAGGATCTGGCGGGCGAACTTCAGGCCATGATCGCGGGAACGCATCCGCTGGTCGAGGCCATCGAACAGCCGATGCGCACGCTGATCCAGAACCAGCTCGGCATGTTTCATGCCGCGCGTCCGAAGAGCTTCGACCTGCGGGGTGCCAGTATCGGCAACCTGATCCTGGCCGGCGGTTACCTCAACCAGAACCAGGAGCTCGAACCGATCATCTTTCTGGTGTCCAAGCTGGTGGGCGTCCAGGGCACCGTACGTGCCGTGACCGACGACAACCTGCATCTGGGCGCGGAGTTGTCCTCCGGTGACGTGATCATCGGACAGCATTTGCTGACCGGCAAGGAACATCCGCCGCCGGCCTCTCCGATCAAGGATCTTTTCTTCAACATCGGCCTGACGGACAGGGACCCGGCGGAAGCGGTGTTTCCGGACCGAAACCGGTCTCTGATCGGGTCGTCCGATCTTGTCTGCTATGCCCCGGGCAGTTTCTACACCAGCCTGATGGCGACCCTCCTGCCGACCGGTGTCGGCCGTACGCTTGCCGCGCGCACGGTGCCGAAGGTCTACGTGCCGAGCCTCGGGCAGGATCCGGAAACCGGCGACATGCGGCTGGCAGACAAGGTTCATACGCTGCTGACTTATCTCCGCAAGGATGCCGGATCGGACTGTCCCGTTCACAGGTTGCTCAACTATGTGATCGTCGACAAGAGCGTGCCGGAAAGCGAGACCGGGGAAATCGGCGCACGCGGCATCGCCGTCCTGCGTCTCGATCTCGTCAGCAAGGCGTCCGCGCCCTATTATGATCCCGCGCCGCTGTGCGAAGCGCTGGTATCACTGACATAGAAAGGAAGAGGCCATGAAACGGACCAAGCTGTTGAACCGTCATCTGAGCAAGCTCGTGGCCTCGCTCGGGCATCTGGACGAAATCGTCCTGGCCGATGCCGGATTGCCAGTGCCGCCCAATGTCGGCGTGATAGATCTTGCGGTCAGCCCCGGCGTGCCCGGGCTGTTCGATGTTCTCGACGCGCTGGTCGAAGAGATGATCATCGAACAGGCGGTCTTCGCCGATGAAGCCTCTCCGGAGTTGACCACCGCGATCGAGGTTCGGCTCGCGCACTGGGCGGCCGAGACGGGCAAGCCGATCGAGCATGTGCGCCTGCCGCACGACGATTTCAGGACGCGGACGGCACGTGCGCGCGCCGTCATCCGCACCGGCGAGTGCACACCCTACGCAAATCTCATTCTGGTTTCGGGCGTCGCCTTCTGATCAGGCGCGGGCATAATCTTCCACCTTCATCCGCGCCCCCGGTTTCATGTGCTGAGACCGGGGGCGGTTCGTTTCACGTTCGCTCGAAACTTTCAGGCGATGTGTTTCGTTGCAAAGACAGTGTCTTGCCGCTTTGCAGAATTTTTATCGCACAGCACCAAAACCGATTTTGTTGACTTACAAAATCGGTTTTGTAAGACTGAATTCAGATAATAATGATCCGTTGCCAGATCGTGCAACGGCGGGAAGGGAGCCGGGAAGCTCCGGGGAGGATTGATGTCGCGGTTGCGCGGTTCCGTCACGATCGACGATGTCGCACGCCATGTCGGCGTGGCCAAGGGAACGGTCTCCCGCGTCCTCAACAATTATACCGACATTTCCGAAAACACCCGCAAGCGTATCCTGAAGGCGGTCGAGGATCTCGGCTATCAGCCCTCCGCGACCGCCCGCAACCTGAAGCGCGGCCGCCAGGATACGCTCGGGATCGTCATTCCGGTCGGTCACGGCAGCGGCGCGGATCCGTTCCTGTCGGAATTCATCGACGGCATCGCGCGGGCGCTTGATGAACTCGGCCTCGACCTGCTGGTCACGACCGCGCATTCACGCGAACACATGATCGAGACGCTGGAGCGGCTGATCGCACGGCGCAAGGTGGACGGGTTCATTGTCACGCGCACGGAAGTCGACGATCCCCGGATCGCGTTCCTTCTGGAAAAGAATTTCCCCTTTGTCGCCCATGGCCGCACACGCGATCCGGAGGGTTATGCCTGGTTCGACATCGACAACGAGACCGCCTTTGCGGAGGGGGTGCGCCACCTTTACAGCCTCGGCCATGAACGTATCGGCCTGGTCGGCGGGTCCCTGGAACTGAATTTCGCCCTGCAGCGCCTGAACGGTTACCGTCAGGGCCTCGAGGCGCTCGGCGTGGCACACGATTCGAGCCTGGAGAGCCTGCAGGTTCTCAGCGAAAAGGGCGGCGCCGCCGGTGCGAAGGCGCTGTTGTCGCTGTCGGCGCCGCCGACAGCCCTGCTGTGCGTGACCGATGCCCTTGCGATCGGAGCGGTACAGTTCTGCCGAAGGCTCGGGCTGAAGGTCGGTTCCGACGTGACGGTGATCGGTTACGACGGTCTGCCTGTCGGCGAGTATCTCGATCCGCCGCTGACGACGTTTTCGCAAAGCGCACAGGATGCCGGCGGACGGGTCGCGCGGATGCTGATCGACGTTCTGGACGGCAAGAACCCAACCAGTTTGCAGGCGCTTGCACAAGCGAACCTGATCCGGCGTGCCTCCGACGGCGCGCCAACCATGACACCGGCCGCGCTCGCGGAAGCGCTCCGGGGCCGGCTGGACCAACAGCCACATTCTGGCAGTAAGGGAGAGTAATATGTTTGGGAGGAGTACATTCCTGGCCTCGACCATGGCAGGCGTTCTCGCGCTTGGCCTGACGGCGGCCCAGGCGGAAACGCTGCGGTTCTGGACCACCGAAGAGCAGCCCGAGCGGCTGGCCAAGCAGGAAGAAATGGCCGCGGCCTTCAAAGAAAAGACCGGCATCGAAGTCGATGTCATTCCGGTGTCGGAATCGGATCTCGGCACGCGGGCGACGGCGGCCTTCGCGGCCGGAGACCTGCCGGACGTGATCTATCACACGCTGCAATATGCGCTGCCCTGGGCGGAAGCCGGCATCCTGGACACCGAAGCCGCGACCGAGGTTCTTGAAAATCTTGGTGCCGATACGTTCGCACCGGGTGCCGTCGCCATGGCATCGGTGGAAGACGGCGTTGCGTCCGTGCCCGTGGACGGCTGGACCCAGATGGTCGTCTACCGCAAGGACCTGTTCGAGGAAAACGGCCTGGCTGCTCCGAACAGCTATGAAGCCATCCTCGCGGCGGTCGAGAAACTGCACAATCCGCCGGAAATGTTCGGCTTCGTCGCCGCAACCAAGATCGACGAGAACTTCATGAGCCAGGTTCTGGAACACGTGTTCCTGGCCAATGGCGTCAGCCCGGTGAGCGGCGACGGGTTCAGCGCGCTGGATGAAAAGAAGACCATCGAGGCGCTGGAGTTCTACAAGGCCATCGCAGAGGCCTCGCCCCCGGGTGACCTCTTCTGGAAACAGTCGCGCGAACTCTATTTCGCCGGCAAGGCTGCCATGATCATCTGGTCGCCGTTCATCCTGGATGAGCTGGCCGGCCTGCGCGACAGTGCGCCGCCCACCATCACCGACGATCCGACCTCGTCCGAGCTTGCCTCCAAGACCGGTGTCGTGACCACGTTGAAAGGGCCGTCCAACCCGGATGGTGCCGCCTGGGCCGACATCCGCTATTTCGGCATCACCAACGATGCGGACACGGAAGCCGCCATGCAGTTCGTCGAGTTCTCCATGGATGACGGCTACATGTCGACGCTGTCGATCGCGCCGGAAGGCAAGTTCCCGATCCGCCGGGGCAATTCGGACAATGCCACCGCGTTTGTCGACGGCTGGGCGAAGCTGCCGGTCGGCGTCGACCGCAAGGCACCGCTGACGGACCTCTACGATGCCGAGACCATCAGCACGATCGTCTCCGGTCTCGACACCGCCAGCCGCTGGGGTGTCAAGGAAGGCCAGTTGTCGCTTGCCTCCAAGATGATCAACAGCCAGGTGATCAACCGCTACGTCCGTGAATATATCGACGGCGAGCGGGATGCTGCGGCAACGGTCGCCAAGCTCAACGAAGAACTGGCCAAGATCCAGTAACCGCGTTGCGCCTCCCGGTG carries:
- a CDS encoding glycerate kinase type-2 family protein; protein product: MGDEVQDFLKQLFQRAVEVADPMKSLAAHLPEKPAGRVLVVGAGKASARMAEAVEAVWGPCDGLVITRYGYARPCKGIEIVEAAHPVPDEAGLAATKRMLDLLADLDEETFVLALISGGASALLTAPAGEITLAEKQAVNQSLLASGAPIGQMNVVRKHLSRVKGGQLAATAYPARMLALLLSDVPGDDPAEIGSGPTVGDASSADEAKSILDRWKISVPASVEAVLAGPSGVLAPADERLSHVTNTIFAAPSQSLEAAKVLAEENGCEVEILGDALEGEAREVAAEHARLALSRQRERQAGSPPLLLLSGGELTVTRRGDGVGGPNAEYALALAAALDGADGIHAIACDTDGVDGAAEVAGAVIGPQTPARAAAAGADIQEALRHNDAHTFFASIGDQVVTGPTLTNVNDFRAIRIG
- a CDS encoding GAK system CofD-like protein codes for the protein MTELTITRAVRMPDPFRIERFLSNPKLGPRLLFFSGGSALNGVAQHLKRYTHNSIHLVTPFDSGGSSQGLRLAFNMPAIGDLRSRLMALADETVLGHPDVFRLFTHRFSRTAAPEDLAGELQAMIAGTHPLVEAIEQPMRTLIQNQLGMFHAARPKSFDLRGASIGNLILAGGYLNQNQELEPIIFLVSKLVGVQGTVRAVTDDNLHLGAELSSGDVIIGQHLLTGKEHPPPASPIKDLFFNIGLTDRDPAEAVFPDRNRSLIGSSDLVCYAPGSFYTSLMATLLPTGVGRTLAARTVPKVYVPSLGQDPETGDMRLADKVHTLLTYLRKDAGSDCPVHRLLNYVIVDKSVPESETGEIGARGIAVLRLDLVSKASAPYYDPAPLCEALVSLT
- the rbsD gene encoding D-ribose pyranase, which produces MKRTKLLNRHLSKLVASLGHLDEIVLADAGLPVPPNVGVIDLAVSPGVPGLFDVLDALVEEMIIEQAVFADEASPELTTAIEVRLAHWAAETGKPIEHVRLPHDDFRTRTARARAVIRTGECTPYANLILVSGVAF
- a CDS encoding LacI family DNA-binding transcriptional regulator; its protein translation is MSRLRGSVTIDDVARHVGVAKGTVSRVLNNYTDISENTRKRILKAVEDLGYQPSATARNLKRGRQDTLGIVIPVGHGSGADPFLSEFIDGIARALDELGLDLLVTTAHSREHMIETLERLIARRKVDGFIVTRTEVDDPRIAFLLEKNFPFVAHGRTRDPEGYAWFDIDNETAFAEGVRHLYSLGHERIGLVGGSLELNFALQRLNGYRQGLEALGVAHDSSLESLQVLSEKGGAAGAKALLSLSAPPTALLCVTDALAIGAVQFCRRLGLKVGSDVTVIGYDGLPVGEYLDPPLTTFSQSAQDAGGRVARMLIDVLDGKNPTSLQALAQANLIRRASDGAPTMTPAALAEALRGRLDQQPHSGSKGE
- a CDS encoding ABC transporter substrate-binding protein translates to MFGRSTFLASTMAGVLALGLTAAQAETLRFWTTEEQPERLAKQEEMAAAFKEKTGIEVDVIPVSESDLGTRATAAFAAGDLPDVIYHTLQYALPWAEAGILDTEAATEVLENLGADTFAPGAVAMASVEDGVASVPVDGWTQMVVYRKDLFEENGLAAPNSYEAILAAVEKLHNPPEMFGFVAATKIDENFMSQVLEHVFLANGVSPVSGDGFSALDEKKTIEALEFYKAIAEASPPGDLFWKQSRELYFAGKAAMIIWSPFILDELAGLRDSAPPTITDDPTSSELASKTGVVTTLKGPSNPDGAAWADIRYFGITNDADTEAAMQFVEFSMDDGYMSTLSIAPEGKFPIRRGNSDNATAFVDGWAKLPVGVDRKAPLTDLYDAETISTIVSGLDTASRWGVKEGQLSLASKMINSQVINRYVREYIDGERDAAATVAKLNEELAKIQ